The following proteins are co-located in the Aurantiacibacter atlanticus genome:
- a CDS encoding DUF3035 domain-containing protein, whose amino-acid sequence MAKFSRIITVAIAAGALSACGGIDLGSRDRPDEFAVQRQAPLVIPPDFHLAPPEPGAPRPVEGTASEQALEALFGGPAERSAVETSALQQAGEADPGIRSSVGDHLTYTVDKGASTRAIIAAPEGDGQSARSVIPG is encoded by the coding sequence ATGGCAAAATTCTCCCGCATCATCACCGTGGCAATCGCCGCCGGAGCGCTGTCCGCATGTGGCGGCATCGATCTCGGCTCGCGCGACCGGCCGGATGAATTCGCCGTGCAACGCCAGGCTCCACTGGTGATCCCGCCTGATTTCCATCTCGCCCCGCCAGAGCCGGGTGCTCCGCGTCCAGTAGAAGGCACCGCATCGGAACAGGCATTGGAAGCTCTGTTTGGCGGCCCGGCAGAGCGTAGCGCCGTTGAAACCAGCGCACTCCAGCAGGCGGGCGAGGCCGATCCGGGCATCCGTTCGAGCGTAGGCGACCATTTGACCTACACAGTGGACAAGGGTGCCAGCACCCGCGCCATCATCGCCGCGCCAGAAGGTGATGGGCAGAGCGCGCGTTCAGTCATTCCTGGCTGA
- a CDS encoding hemolysin family protein encodes MSPFPWHFLVALLLLIVLNGVFAMSELAIVSARTARLQMAADRGSRSAEVALRLAAEPGKFLSTVQIGITLIGIIAGAVSGATLGEPTGERLALLGLDPETASSAGFALVIGLTTFFSLVIGELVPKQLALRTAEPIALVMARPMDMLARIAAPFVWLLDSTSNMLLAALGIRHKGDHRLTAEELQMIFADATRTGVIVEQERAILSGIMRLADRPVRELMTPRTEIDWLDADASEEEIRRVIAGSPHSLLPVAEGSPDKMVGVVKVRELLALQVAGAPVRLTDLLRKSEVVPDQLDALDALRALQQSGTGMAMVHDEYGHLDGIVTTADVLSAIAGDFASHQDEGDMPLIVEREDGSLLVSGALTADTLADRLNLDLPEGREFATAAGYALYVLKHLPAEGEYFCDQGWRFEVMDMDGRKIDKLLVKQEG; translated from the coding sequence ATGTCACCATTTCCTTGGCATTTCCTCGTCGCACTCCTCCTCCTGATAGTGCTCAACGGTGTTTTTGCCATGTCTGAACTGGCGATCGTATCCGCGCGCACTGCGCGTTTGCAGATGGCGGCGGATCGCGGCAGCAGAAGCGCAGAAGTCGCCCTGCGTCTTGCTGCAGAGCCGGGCAAGTTTCTTTCCACCGTGCAAATCGGCATTACGTTGATCGGTATCATCGCGGGCGCTGTTTCGGGCGCCACTCTGGGTGAGCCGACGGGCGAACGGCTGGCATTGCTTGGTCTCGATCCGGAAACCGCCTCCAGTGCAGGTTTCGCGCTGGTCATCGGCCTCACCACATTCTTCAGCCTGGTGATTGGCGAACTTGTGCCCAAGCAATTGGCCCTGCGCACTGCGGAGCCGATTGCATTGGTGATGGCGCGGCCGATGGATATGCTGGCGCGAATCGCGGCGCCTTTCGTCTGGCTGCTCGATTCGACGTCCAATATGCTGCTTGCTGCGCTGGGCATTCGCCACAAGGGTGATCACCGATTGACCGCCGAGGAGCTGCAGATGATCTTCGCCGATGCTACCCGCACCGGCGTGATCGTGGAGCAGGAACGCGCCATCCTGTCCGGCATCATGCGTTTGGCTGACCGGCCTGTACGCGAACTGATGACCCCGCGCACCGAAATCGATTGGCTGGATGCGGACGCCAGCGAGGAAGAGATACGAAGGGTGATCGCTGGTTCGCCGCATTCGCTGTTGCCTGTTGCCGAGGGATCTCCGGACAAGATGGTGGGCGTGGTCAAAGTGCGCGAGTTGCTGGCGCTGCAGGTTGCCGGCGCGCCTGTTCGCCTAACGGATCTTCTGCGCAAGAGCGAGGTCGTTCCCGATCAGCTTGATGCGCTGGATGCGTTGCGAGCCCTGCAGCAATCAGGGACCGGCATGGCAATGGTCCATGACGAATACGGCCATCTGGACGGGATCGTCACCACGGCCGATGTCCTGTCTGCCATTGCCGGTGATTTCGCCAGCCATCAGGACGAAGGCGACATGCCATTGATCGTGGAACGGGAGGATGGATCGCTGCTGGTTTCTGGCGCGCTGACTGCTGACACATTGGCCGACCGTCTGAATCTGGATCTGCCCGAGGGGCGCGAGTTCGCCACTGCTGCAGGCTATGCGCTTTATGTGTTGAAGCACCTTCCGGCTGAAGGCGAGTATTTCTGCGATCAGGGATGGCGTTTTGAAGTCATGGACATGGATGGTCGCAAGATCGACAAATTGCTGGTTAAGCAGGAGGGATAG
- a CDS encoding isoleucine--tRNA ligase, whose translation MSDDTAKRAKGRDYRDTVFLPKTDFPMKAGLPAKEPGILARWEDAKLYKQLREARTGREKFILHDGPPYANGNIHIGHALNKVLKDAVVRTQSLLGKDAPYVPGWDCHGLPIEWKVEEKYRKKKLNKDEVPAREFRQECREYAAEWVDVQREQFKRLGVAGEWDKPYLTMAPEAEAGIVTELLKFATSGQLYRGAKPVMWSPVEKTALAEAEVEYEDITSTQIDVAFEIVESPIEELVGAHAVIWTTTPWTIPVNQALAYGKGIEYVLFRPFITIVGASTSFPDAAVAKIQSSGFVMASPLVDDFCIRLASYLTREWFGVGGNTVKVTPVEPTKKVFSGSDLAGTIARHPMHKLGGFFTEPRPLLPGDFVTTDSGTGLVHMAPDHGEDDFDLCKANGISPKFVVDADGRYREEWLWLPRTDERSGSVINPKFNAPDGPICSDLREAGALLSASADYGHSYPHSWRSKAKVIYRCTPQWFVPMDKLQGDATLRETALTEIDTTRFVPAKGKNRIGSMVEGKPDWVLSRQRAWGVPITLFVDRKSGEYLVDPAVNARIIETINADGVDGWCEENAAMLLGPDRNPDDYEMITDILDVWFDSGCTHAFVLESDNWPDLRSPADLYLEGSDQHRGWFQSSLVESCATRGVAPYKAVLTHGFTMAADGRKMSKSLGNTVDPLKVMEEYGADIIRMWALSVDYTEDHRIGPEILKGVADQYRKLRNTFRYMLGGLQGFAESERVYVADMPELERYMLSLLGELDTKLRKAVDDFDFNTYTRALTEFANEDLSAFFFDIRKDRLYCDAPDGQERRAYRTALDVLFNALIRYAAPVLVFTAEEVWGTRHPEGSSVHLLEWPEVPRATADASRWDALRALRERVTEAIEPLRREKTIRSGLEAEVTVPASTVPEGFSPSDLAELFITGNVTPGDGDEVIVTKTSDAKCGRCWRLLPEVAEDGELCNRCESVVRDMDAGK comes from the coding sequence ATGAGCGACGATACAGCGAAACGCGCCAAAGGGCGAGACTATCGGGACACCGTCTTCCTGCCGAAGACCGATTTTCCCATGAAGGCAGGCCTCCCCGCGAAGGAGCCGGGCATTCTCGCGCGCTGGGAAGACGCAAAGCTGTATAAGCAATTGCGCGAAGCGCGCACCGGTCGCGAGAAGTTCATTCTCCACGATGGCCCGCCCTATGCCAATGGCAACATCCATATCGGCCATGCGCTGAACAAGGTGCTGAAAGATGCCGTGGTGCGCACGCAGAGCCTCCTTGGCAAGGATGCGCCCTATGTGCCCGGATGGGATTGCCACGGCCTCCCCATCGAATGGAAGGTGGAGGAGAAATACCGCAAGAAGAAGCTGAACAAGGACGAGGTTCCAGCGCGCGAGTTCAGGCAGGAATGCCGCGAATATGCCGCCGAATGGGTCGATGTGCAGCGCGAACAGTTCAAGCGGCTGGGCGTGGCGGGTGAATGGGACAAGCCCTATCTCACCATGGCGCCCGAAGCCGAAGCGGGCATCGTCACCGAACTGCTGAAATTTGCGACCAGCGGCCAGCTTTATCGCGGCGCAAAGCCGGTGATGTGGTCGCCGGTAGAAAAGACCGCGCTGGCCGAGGCTGAGGTCGAATATGAGGACATCACCTCGACGCAGATCGATGTGGCGTTTGAAATTGTTGAGTCGCCGATTGAGGAATTGGTCGGCGCACACGCGGTGATCTGGACGACGACGCCATGGACGATTCCTGTGAATCAGGCTTTGGCTTATGGCAAAGGGATCGAATACGTTCTTTTTCGCCCGTTTATTACAATTGTGGGTGCAAGCACATCATTTCCAGACGCGGCTGTCGCCAAAATCCAAAGTAGCGGCTTTGTCATGGCATCGCCTTTGGTCGATGATTTTTGCATTAGACTTGCTTCATACTTGACGCGCGAATGGTTTGGTGTCGGTGGGAATACCGTTAAGGTGACTCCTGTCGAGCCGACGAAGAAGGTTTTTTCAGGCTCCGACCTAGCCGGAACCATCGCCCGCCACCCGATGCACAAGCTCGGCGGGTTCTTTACAGAGCCGCGCCCATTGCTGCCCGGTGATTTTGTCACCACCGATAGCGGCACTGGTCTCGTCCATATGGCACCCGATCACGGCGAGGACGATTTCGATCTGTGCAAAGCTAACGGTATCAGCCCCAAATTCGTGGTCGATGCCGATGGGCGTTACAGGGAGGAATGGCTCTGGCTTCCACGCACGGATGAACGATCCGGCTCGGTCATCAATCCCAAGTTCAACGCGCCTGACGGGCCTATCTGTTCGGACTTGAGAGAAGCGGGCGCTTTACTCAGCGCATCCGCCGATTACGGACACTCCTACCCGCACAGCTGGCGTTCGAAAGCCAAGGTTATCTATCGCTGCACACCGCAATGGTTCGTGCCGATGGATAAGCTGCAAGGCGATGCCACTCTGCGCGAAACCGCGCTGACGGAAATCGACACAACTCGGTTCGTCCCGGCTAAGGGAAAGAACCGCATCGGTTCAATGGTCGAAGGTAAGCCCGATTGGGTGCTATCCCGCCAACGCGCCTGGGGTGTGCCGATCACGCTGTTCGTGGACCGCAAGAGTGGCGAATATCTGGTCGATCCGGCAGTCAATGCGCGCATTATCGAAACAATCAATGCAGACGGGGTCGATGGCTGGTGCGAGGAAAACGCTGCCATGCTGCTCGGGCCGGACCGCAATCCGGACGATTACGAGATGATTACCGACATTCTCGATGTCTGGTTCGATTCAGGATGCACCCATGCCTTTGTGCTTGAGAGTGACAATTGGCCCGATCTGCGCAGCCCGGCTGATCTCTATCTAGAAGGCAGTGACCAGCATCGCGGCTGGTTCCAATCCTCGCTGGTTGAAAGCTGTGCCACGCGCGGGGTTGCGCCTTACAAGGCCGTGCTGACTCACGGTTTCACCATGGCGGCAGACGGGCGCAAAATGTCCAAGAGCCTCGGTAACACGGTCGATCCGCTGAAGGTCATGGAAGAATATGGCGCGGATATTATCCGCATGTGGGCGCTTTCGGTCGATTATACCGAAGATCACCGCATCGGCCCGGAAATACTGAAAGGCGTTGCCGACCAATATCGCAAGCTGCGCAACACTTTCCGCTATATGCTCGGCGGATTGCAGGGTTTTGCCGAAAGCGAGCGGGTCTATGTCGCCGACATGCCGGAGCTGGAGCGCTACATGCTCAGCTTGCTGGGCGAACTGGATACAAAGCTGCGCAAGGCGGTCGATGATTTCGATTTCAACACCTATACCCGCGCGCTGACCGAATTCGCGAATGAGGACCTTTCGGCCTTTTTCTTCGATATCCGCAAGGACCGGCTGTATTGCGATGCGCCTGACGGGCAGGAACGGCGCGCCTATCGCACCGCGCTCGACGTGTTGTTCAATGCCTTGATCCGCTATGCCGCCCCTGTGCTGGTATTTACGGCAGAAGAGGTCTGGGGCACCCGCCATCCCGAAGGCAGCTCAGTCCATCTGCTCGAATGGCCCGAAGTGCCCCGCGCAACTGCCGATGCTTCCCGCTGGGACGCCTTGCGCGCTCTGCGCGAACGCGTGACCGAAGCGATCGAACCGTTGCGCCGTGAAAAGACCATCCGCTCTGGCCTGGAAGCTGAAGTTACCGTACCTGCAAGCACAGTGCCAGAAGGGTTCAGCCCTTCCGATCTAGCCGAATTGTTCATCACCGGAAACGTCACTCCGGGCGATGGTGATGAAGTGATCGTCACCAAGACCAGCGATGCGAAATGCGGGCGCTGCTGGCGTCTTCTGCCCGAAGTGGCTGAAGACGGCGAGCTGTGCAATCGCTGTGAAAGCGTGGTGCGCGACATGGACGCCGGAAAATGA
- the sucC gene encoding ADP-forming succinate--CoA ligase subunit beta yields the protein MNIHEYQAKELLSKFGIGIPTGYPANNVEEAVEGAKKLPGPLYVVKAQIHAGGRGKGKFSELPADAKGGVRLAKSVDAVKSDAQDMLGNTLVTIQTGDDGKQVNRLYVTDGVDIAEEYYLSMVVDRETSRIAMIVSTEGGMDIEDVAHNTPDKIETITIDPATGFMPHHGRAVAFALKLEGALAKAAQKLSKQLYEAFTTLDCEMLEINPLVETKDGELLVLDTKMSFDSNALYRHPDVEAMRDETEEDPMEVEASKHDLAYIKLDGNIGCMVNGAGLAMATMDIIKLNGAFPANFLDVGGGANREKVTAAFKIILSDPAVEGILVNIFGGIMKCDIIADGIVSAAKEVNLSVPLVVRLEGTNVQQGKDILANSGLPIISADDLGDAARKIVAQVKEAA from the coding sequence ATGAACATTCACGAATACCAGGCCAAGGAATTGCTCTCGAAATTCGGCATCGGCATCCCCACCGGCTACCCTGCAAATAATGTAGAAGAAGCTGTCGAAGGTGCGAAAAAGCTGCCCGGGCCGCTTTATGTCGTAAAGGCTCAGATCCATGCTGGTGGTCGTGGCAAAGGCAAGTTTTCTGAACTTCCTGCTGATGCCAAGGGCGGTGTGCGCCTCGCCAAGAGCGTGGATGCCGTGAAAAGCGATGCGCAGGACATGCTGGGCAATACGCTGGTCACAATCCAGACAGGCGACGACGGCAAGCAGGTCAATCGGCTTTATGTCACGGATGGCGTGGATATTGCCGAAGAATACTACCTTTCCATGGTGGTGGATCGCGAAACGAGTCGTATCGCAATGATCGTATCCACCGAAGGCGGTATGGATATCGAGGACGTGGCACATAATACGCCTGACAAGATTGAAACGATCACCATCGATCCGGCAACCGGCTTCATGCCGCATCATGGCCGCGCCGTCGCATTCGCACTGAAGCTGGAGGGCGCGCTGGCGAAAGCCGCCCAGAAGCTTAGCAAGCAATTGTATGAAGCCTTCACCACGCTCGATTGCGAAATGCTCGAAATCAATCCTTTGGTAGAAACCAAGGATGGCGAATTGCTGGTGCTCGACACCAAGATGAGCTTCGATTCCAATGCGCTCTACCGCCACCCCGATGTCGAAGCCATGCGCGACGAGACAGAGGAAGATCCGATGGAAGTCGAGGCCAGCAAGCACGACCTTGCCTACATAAAGCTCGACGGCAATATCGGCTGCATGGTCAATGGCGCAGGCCTCGCCATGGCGACGATGGACATCATCAAACTGAACGGCGCCTTCCCGGCAAACTTCCTCGATGTCGGTGGCGGCGCAAACCGTGAAAAGGTGACTGCTGCATTCAAGATCATTCTGTCAGACCCGGCAGTGGAAGGCATTCTTGTCAACATTTTCGGCGGCATCATGAAGTGCGACATCATTGCCGATGGCATTGTGTCTGCGGCAAAGGAAGTGAACCTTTCCGTGCCGCTGGTTGTCCGCCTTGAAGGCACCAATGTGCAGCAGGGCAAGGATATCCTCGCCAATTCGGGCCTGCCGATCATCTCGGCTGACGATCTGGGCGATGCCGCCCGAAAGATCGTTGCACAGGTGAAGGAAGCCGCCTGA
- a CDS encoding OmpA family protein yields MKSKKILFSSIGALALVGTTTACVTDPNTGNQVLSRTAIGGVGGAGLGYLLGGLIGGKTARIVGAGIGGAAGGYVGYRMDEQIRELEEVTAGTGVDVSETPNGDGILVNFPDVTFAVDSTTVSPQMRSTLDGVAQSMVEHPSSLIDVMGHTDSTGSDQYNLDLSRRRAESVANYLVSRGVARSRIETVGYGEQYPIADNTTDAGRSENRRVEIRITPVTQEDVNAAY; encoded by the coding sequence ATGAAATCGAAAAAGATTCTTTTCTCGTCGATCGGCGCACTGGCGCTGGTTGGCACCACCACCGCTTGTGTGACAGACCCCAACACCGGAAATCAGGTCCTCTCGCGCACCGCTATCGGCGGTGTCGGCGGCGCGGGCCTTGGCTACCTTCTGGGCGGTCTTATCGGCGGCAAGACTGCACGCATTGTTGGGGCAGGTATTGGCGGTGCAGCAGGCGGCTATGTCGGCTACCGCATGGACGAACAGATCCGTGAACTGGAAGAAGTCACCGCAGGCACGGGTGTTGATGTTTCGGAAACCCCCAATGGCGACGGCATCCTTGTTAATTTCCCTGATGTCACCTTCGCAGTTGATTCGACCACGGTCTCTCCGCAGATGCGCTCTACACTCGACGGTGTCGCACAAAGCATGGTCGAACATCCCAGCAGTCTGATCGACGTTATGGGACATACCGATTCGACCGGTAGCGACCAGTATAATCTGGACCTGTCGCGTCGCCGTGCCGAATCCGTGGCGAATTATCTCGTGTCACGCGGCGTGGCGCGTTCACGTATTGAGACGGTTGGTTATGGCGAGCAATATCCGATTGCCGATAACACCACCGATGCAGGTCGATCGGAAAATCGCCGTGTGGAAATCCGCATTACGCCTGTGACACAGGAAGATGTGAACGCAGCATATTGA
- a CDS encoding DUF6265 family protein, which translates to MPADHISPAASMDDMDWLVGQWEGTGIGGNRATESWLPPTGDTMVGTFIQTGDNGGIQFTEHLYLVEHVGSLVLRLKHFNPDLTGWEERDDMLTFRLVDIEPCAAYFASLTLRCDGDDGLVAAVQIRSKDGAANELIFRFRRTGEPLVPSRCSDAVTTLDINDCLLAVFERADARRGEYLAAAIQQADGNAELTAQIEQSDAAFTAYRDAECGAVYTDWIEGSIRGAMSLSCRIAMTDRRTSTIWQNWLTQMDSTTPILPEPAPTR; encoded by the coding sequence ATGCCGGCGGATCACATCTCTCCTGCCGCCAGCATGGACGATATGGACTGGCTGGTCGGCCAATGGGAAGGGACCGGCATTGGCGGGAACCGCGCAACGGAGAGCTGGCTGCCGCCGACGGGTGACACGATGGTCGGCACATTCATCCAGACCGGCGACAATGGCGGCATTCAATTCACCGAACACCTGTATTTGGTGGAGCACGTGGGGAGCCTTGTGCTGCGGCTCAAGCACTTCAATCCAGACCTGACAGGCTGGGAAGAGCGTGACGATATGCTGACGTTCCGATTGGTCGATATTGAGCCATGCGCAGCCTATTTCGCCAGTCTGACCCTGCGCTGTGACGGAGACGATGGGTTGGTTGCGGCGGTGCAGATACGCAGCAAGGACGGCGCAGCGAATGAGCTGATTTTCCGCTTTCGCCGCACTGGGGAGCCGCTTGTGCCCTCGCGCTGCAGCGATGCCGTCACCACTCTGGATATAAATGACTGTCTTTTGGCGGTGTTTGAAAGGGCCGATGCACGGCGCGGTGAATATCTTGCCGCTGCGATTCAGCAGGCAGATGGCAATGCTGAACTCACTGCGCAAATTGAACAGTCAGATGCGGCGTTCACCGCCTATCGCGATGCCGAATGCGGGGCTGTATATACGGACTGGATTGAAGGCAGCATCCGCGGCGCCATGTCACTATCTTGCAGGATCGCAATGACAGACCGTCGTACGAGCACGATCTGGCAGAACTGGCTGACCCAAATGGACTCGACCACGCCTATCCTGCCGGAGCCCGCTCCGACACGATAG
- a CDS encoding electron transfer flavoprotein subunit alpha/FixB family protein produces MSVLVLAEPHDASVADATLSTITAAAALGGPVHVLVTGSADAAAEHASIAGVEKVLHADDAAYAHGLAENIAPLVAGLMGDYDALLAPATTTGKNIAPRVAAMLDVMQVSDIISVEGPRSFTRPIYAGNAIATVESSDPKLVITVRTTAFDKAEASGGSAAVEATSGPGDAGLSEFVRLDAVKSDRPELTSAGIIVSGGRALKDAETFEATITPLADKLGAAIGASRAAVDAGYVPNDYQVGQTGKIVAPEVYIAIGISGAIQHLAGMKDSKTIVAINKDPDAPIFQVADIGLVADLFNAVPELTQKL; encoded by the coding sequence ATGAGTGTTCTTGTTCTTGCCGAACCGCATGATGCCAGTGTTGCCGATGCCACGCTGTCCACCATCACCGCTGCAGCTGCGCTGGGCGGACCGGTGCATGTGCTGGTCACAGGCTCGGCGGATGCTGCCGCTGAGCATGCGTCCATCGCCGGGGTGGAAAAGGTACTGCACGCCGATGATGCTGCCTATGCTCATGGGCTGGCTGAAAATATCGCGCCGCTGGTTGCTGGCCTGATGGGTGACTATGATGCGCTGCTGGCCCCGGCCACCACCACGGGCAAGAACATCGCCCCGCGCGTGGCTGCCATGCTCGATGTGATGCAGGTCTCTGACATCATCAGCGTTGAAGGTCCCAGGAGTTTTACCCGCCCGATCTATGCCGGCAATGCCATTGCCACGGTGGAAAGCAGCGATCCCAAGTTGGTGATCACTGTGCGCACCACCGCTTTCGACAAGGCCGAGGCCAGCGGCGGCAGCGCTGCTGTCGAGGCGACCAGTGGTCCGGGCGATGCCGGGCTGTCCGAGTTCGTCAGGCTTGATGCGGTCAAGTCCGACCGGCCCGAGCTTACCAGTGCGGGCATCATCGTCTCGGGCGGACGGGCATTGAAGGATGCCGAGACCTTCGAGGCAACGATCACCCCGCTTGCCGACAAGCTGGGCGCGGCCATTGGCGCCAGCCGGGCAGCGGTTGATGCAGGTTATGTGCCCAATGATTACCAGGTTGGCCAGACCGGCAAGATCGTGGCCCCCGAGGTCTATATCGCCATCGGCATATCGGGTGCGATCCAGCATCTTGCAGGCATGAAAGATAGCAAGACCATCGTCGCCATCAACAAGGACCCCGACGCCCCCATCTTCCAGGTCGCCGACATCGGCCTCGTCGCAGACCTCTTCAACGCAGTGCCAGAACTCACTCAGAAACTTTGA
- a CDS encoding electron transfer flavoprotein subunit beta/FixA family protein yields the protein MKVLVPVKRVIDYNVKPRVKADGSGVDLANVKMSMNPFDEIAVEEALRLKEVGSAEEVIAVSVGPAKAAETLRTALAMGADRAILVESDEAVEPLAVAKILQAIADEEGPGIVMLGKQAIDDDSNQTGQMLAALMGRPQGTFASEVAIEGDHVSVTREVDGGLETVKLSLPAIVTTDLRLNEPRYASLPNIMKAKKKPLDTKSPADYGVDVTPRITTTHVGEPPVRQAGEIVEDVDALVAKLKALGVAA from the coding sequence ATGAAGGTATTAGTGCCTGTGAAGCGGGTGATAGATTACAATGTGAAGCCGCGAGTTAAGGCGGATGGGTCGGGAGTTGATCTGGCCAATGTAAAGATGAGCATGAACCCGTTTGACGAGATTGCGGTGGAAGAGGCGCTGCGATTGAAGGAAGTGGGCAGTGCTGAGGAAGTGATTGCGGTAAGCGTGGGGCCGGCCAAGGCGGCAGAGACGCTGCGCACGGCGCTGGCGATGGGCGCGGACCGCGCCATTCTGGTCGAGAGCGACGAGGCGGTTGAGCCGCTGGCGGTGGCCAAGATTTTGCAAGCGATTGCTGATGAGGAAGGTCCGGGCATTGTGATGCTGGGCAAGCAGGCGATCGACGATGACAGCAACCAGACCGGCCAGATGCTGGCCGCATTGATGGGCCGCCCGCAAGGCACCTTTGCCAGCGAAGTGGCAATCGAGGGTGATCATGTCAGCGTGACGCGCGAAGTCGATGGCGGGCTGGAGACGGTGAAGCTGTCGCTGCCGGCCATCGTGACCACCGATCTGAGGCTGAACGAGCCGCGCTATGCCTCATTGCCCAATATCATGAAGGCCAAGAAGAAGCCGCTCGATACCAAATCCCCGGCTGATTATGGCGTCGACGTCACGCCGCGCATCACCACCACGCATGTCGGCGAACCGCCGGTGCGCCAGGCGGGCGAGATCGTGGAAGATGTCGATGCGCTGGTCGCCAAGTTGAAAGCTTTGGGAGTTGCCGCATGA
- a CDS encoding 3'(2'),5'-bisphosphate nucleotidase CysQ, with protein MIDTMRLEQICREAGHMALQRWPGNGYALESWEKSPGSLVCEADLAVDAFLKRELGRLLPSAGWLSEETADNAGRLGKGLIWLVDPIDGTRDFIRGRKGWAVSVALISAGRPLWGALVAPAREEVWSAKAGQGSWRNGERLVASRRTKFAGARVPADALAKEDQDLSLVGKPNSIALRVAMVASNEADMLATLRWGYEWDIGAAALIAREAGARVTDAFGKPIAYNKHDPRAFGLLVSALGIHAAAVERLAKRAAHISRN; from the coding sequence ATGATCGACACGATGAGACTTGAGCAAATCTGCCGCGAGGCGGGTCACATGGCGCTTCAGCGGTGGCCGGGTAACGGCTATGCCTTGGAAAGCTGGGAGAAATCTCCCGGCAGTCTGGTCTGTGAGGCTGATCTGGCAGTCGATGCCTTCCTCAAACGCGAGCTGGGGCGGCTGCTTCCGTCCGCCGGTTGGCTGAGCGAGGAAACTGCCGATAATGCCGGACGGCTTGGCAAAGGTCTCATCTGGCTGGTCGATCCGATCGACGGCACCCGAGATTTTATCCGCGGCCGGAAAGGTTGGGCGGTATCTGTCGCGCTGATCAGTGCCGGACGTCCCTTGTGGGGCGCACTGGTCGCCCCTGCGCGCGAGGAAGTGTGGTCCGCCAAGGCGGGGCAGGGTTCTTGGCGCAATGGCGAACGATTGGTTGCATCGCGCCGCACGAAATTTGCTGGCGCGCGCGTACCTGCCGATGCGCTTGCCAAAGAGGACCAGGATCTCAGCCTCGTCGGCAAGCCCAATTCCATCGCCCTGCGCGTGGCCATGGTGGCGAGTAATGAAGCTGACATGCTGGCCACTTTGCGATGGGGATATGAATGGGACATTGGTGCTGCAGCCCTTATCGCGCGTGAGGCCGGGGCGCGGGTGACCGACGCATTCGGCAAGCCAATCGCCTATAACAAGCACGATCCGCGCGCCTTTGGCCTGCTGGTCAGTGCGCTCGGCATCCATGCAGCAGCGGTGGAACGGCTGGCCAAAAGGGCAGCACATATTTCACGCAATTAG
- the lspA gene encoding signal peptidase II: MTAQRRYHLIGLVIALAIFIADQWVKFFIVERLGLDQIGETYPLLSFFDFTRTNNYGVSLGMFEATSMEMRWILVGVTALIALVVMIWMMREKLPGDIAALGLVLGGALGNIRDRFLHGYVIDYADFHIGDFRPFLIFNIADAAITIGVVIILARALFMREKPASEQDAEA; encoded by the coding sequence ATGACCGCGCAGCGGAGATATCACCTTATCGGCCTCGTCATCGCGCTGGCCATCTTCATTGCAGATCAATGGGTGAAGTTCTTCATTGTCGAAAGACTGGGGCTGGACCAGATCGGCGAAACCTATCCTCTGCTGTCTTTCTTCGATTTCACCCGTACCAATAATTATGGCGTCTCTCTCGGCATGTTCGAGGCGACGAGCATGGAAATGCGCTGGATCCTTGTCGGCGTCACCGCACTGATCGCATTGGTCGTAATGATCTGGATGATGCGCGAAAAGCTGCCAGGCGACATCGCGGCCCTGGGGCTGGTGCTTGGCGGCGCATTGGGCAATATCCGTGATAGATTTCTGCATGGCTATGTCATCGATTACGCCGATTTCCACATCGGGGACTTTCGCCCATTCCTGATTTTCAATATTGCCGATGCAGCAATTACGATTGGCGTCGTTATAATCCTTGCCCGCGCCTTGTTCATGCGCGAGAAACCGGCAAGCGAGCAGGACGCCGAAGCCTGA